A single Ciona intestinalis unplaced genomic scaffold, KH HT000529.1, whole genome shotgun sequence DNA region contains:
- the LOC113475455 gene encoding uncharacterized protein LOC113475455 produces the protein MTDIKSMFHQFYVKRIDRDLLRFLWWKDGDMQKPIVEHRMKVHLFGAVSSPGIANFGLKRAADDGEEEFGTTPEEAIDVIHQAKGVCEKAGLQLHKIISNNRKVLKSVSSDERCAR, from the exons ATGACGGATATAAAATCCATGTTCCACCAGTTCTACGTGAAACGAATAGATCGAGATCTTCTGAGATTCTTGTGGTGGAAAGATGGCGATATGCAAAAACCTATAGTGGAACATCGAATGAAGGTACATTTGTTTGGTGCTGTAAGCTCGCCAGGGATCGCCAATTTTGGACTTAAACGAGCAGCCGATGATGGGGAAGAAGAATTTGGCA CAACCCCTGAGGAAGCAATTGATGTCATACACCAAGCTAAAGGTGTTTGTGAGAAAGCTGGTTTGCAGCTCCACAAAATCATCAGCAATAAtcgaaaagttttaaaaagtgtgtcTTCTGATGAGCGCTGTGCGAGATAA
- the LOC108950655 gene encoding uncharacterized protein LOC108950655 isoform X2 has product MGPMEKRDRSSGTARDQAMLSPKRFRNSENNRANRVQQIRDATHPKSWFYVNGRENPSDLASRGMRPSQLTSDSMWMSGPSFLWQKEIVYSNEIGFEQKERTKRAVANCMVYIGILRKTQPIPNVNVDLLKRAENLIIRNLQREHFSAEIASISKVGRKDNMTEPFPRSRYVRKTSSLYRLDPFWTKTGFFELVVVFGVRL; this is encoded by the exons ATGGGACCGATGGAAAAACGAGATCGCTCAAGTGGAACAGCTAGAGATCAAGCGATGCTTTCACCCAAAAGATTTCGGAACAGTGAAAACAATAGAG CTAACAGAGTTCAGCAGATTCGGGACGCGACCCATCCAAAATCCTGGTTTTATGTGAACGGGAGAGAGAACCCTAGTGATCTAGCTAGCAGAGGAATGCGTCCTTCTCAACTAACTTCAGATTCGATGTGGATGAGCGGACCCTCATTCTTATGGCAGAAAGAAATAGTTTACAGCAACGAG ATTGGTTTCGAACAAAAAGAGCGAACAAAAAGAGCGGTTGCTAACTGTATGGTGTACATTGGAATTTTGCGGAAAACTCAACCCATCCCAAACGTCAACGTGGACTTGTTAAAAAGGGCAGAAAATTTAATCATTCGGAATTTGCAGCGAGAACATTTTTCTGCCGAGATTGCATCCATTTCAAAAGTGGGAAGAAAAGACAATATGACTGAGCCCTTCCCACGTTCAAGGTATGTAAGAAAAACCAGTTCATTATATAGGTTGGATCCGTTTTGGACGAAGACGGGATTCTTCGAATTGGTGGTAGTCTTCGGCGTTCGTCTCTGA
- the LOC108950655 gene encoding uncharacterized protein LOC108950655 isoform X1, whose translation MGKSRVAPLEQMTIPRLELTAAVVSARVSAYLKRNLHYSNYSDIFWVDSKIVLGYINNDAKRFNIFVANRVQQIRDATHPKSWFYVNGRENPSDLASRGMRPSQLTSDSMWMSGPSFLWQKEIVYSNEIGFEQKERTKRAVANCMVYIGILRKTQPIPNVNVDLLKRAENLIIRNLQREHFSAEIASISKVGRKDNMTEPFPRSRYVRKTSSLYRLDPFWTKTGFFELVVVFGVRL comes from the exons ATGGGGAAATCACGAGTAGCACCTCTAGAACAGATGACAATTCCTCGTCTGGAATTGACTGCAGCTGTCGTTTCAGCAAGAGTCAGTGCTTACCTAAAACGCAATCTGCACTACAGTAACTACTCCGACATTTTCTGGGTAGACAGTAAAATTGTATTGGGCTATATTAACAATGACGCAAAGCGGTTTAACATCTTTGTAGCTAACAGAGTTCAGCAGATTCGGGACGCGACCCATCCAAAATCCTGGTTTTATGTGAACGGGAGAGAGAACCCTAGTGATCTAGCTAGCAGAGGAATGCGTCCTTCTCAACTAACTTCAGATTCGATGTGGATGAGCGGACCCTCATTCTTATGGCAGAAAGAAATAGTTTACAGCAACGAG ATTGGTTTCGAACAAAAAGAGCGAACAAAAAGAGCGGTTGCTAACTGTATGGTGTACATTGGAATTTTGCGGAAAACTCAACCCATCCCAAACGTCAACGTGGACTTGTTAAAAAGGGCAGAAAATTTAATCATTCGGAATTTGCAGCGAGAACATTTTTCTGCCGAGATTGCATCCATTTCAAAAGTGGGAAGAAAAGACAATATGACTGAGCCCTTCCCACGTTCAAGGTATGTAAGAAAAACCAGTTCATTATATAGGTTGGATCCGTTTTGGACGAAGACGGGATTCTTCGAATTGGTGGTAGTCTTCGGCGTTCGTCTCTGA
- the LOC104265820 gene encoding uncharacterized protein LOC104265820, with protein MSIDDRKFIDIITRNIEQRSDGHYEMPLPLKSREVRLPNNKGLAIKRLSQLKRRFQRCSSYYNDYKIFMKDVILECAEEATDDIGSEPIAMVNYVPHTGVYHPKKPGKIRVVFDCSAEYQGTSLNKKRMWP; from the exons TACGAGGAACATAGAACAGCGTTCAGATGGACATTATGAAATGCCATTGCCATTAAAATCTAGAGAGGTTCGATTGCCTAACAATAAAGGCCTTGCCATTAAACGACTGTCGCAACTTAAGCGCAGGTTTCAACGCTGTTCTTCGTACTACAACGATTACAAAATTTTCATGAAAGATGTAATTCTGGAGTGTGCTGAGGAGGCGACCGACGATATTGGTTCGGAGCCTATTGCAATGGTGAACTATGTACCACATACAGGAGTATATCACCCAAAGAAACCTGGAAAGATAAGAGTTGTGTTTGATTGTTCAGCCGAATATCAAGGAACATCACTAAATA AAAAGAGAATGTGGCCGTGA